Proteins from one Suncus etruscus isolate mSunEtr1 chromosome 3, mSunEtr1.pri.cur, whole genome shotgun sequence genomic window:
- the ZDHHC22 gene encoding palmitoyltransferase ZDHHC22 isoform X2, with protein sequence MLALRLLNVVAPAYFLCISLVTFVLQLFLFLPSMRQDPAAARLFSPALLHGALFLFLSTNALGNYVLVIQNSPDDLDACQGATALRAPCPPPSTHFCKVCARVTLRHDHHCFFTGNCIGSRNMRNFVLFCLYTSLACLYSMLAGVAYISAVLSISFANPLAFLTLLPTSISQFFAGAVLGSEMFVILMLYLWFAIGLACAGFCCHQLLLILRGQTRHQLRKGVPVRARPWRKNLQDVFGKRWLLGLLVPMFNVGGENSKQRDK encoded by the exons ATGCTGGCCCTGCGGCTGCTGAACGTGGTGGCCCCCGCCTACTTCCTGTGCATCTCCCTGGTGACCTTCGTGCTGCAGCTCTTTCTCTTCTTGCCCAGCATGCGCCAGGACCCCGCAGCGGCGCGCCTCTTCTCGCCTGCGCTGCTCCACGGggccctcttcctcttcctctccaccAACGCCCTGGGCAACTACGTCCTGGTCATCCAGAACTCCCCGGACGACCTGGACGCCTGCCAGGGGGCCACCGCCCTCAGGGCCCCCTGCCCCCCACCCAGCACCCACTTCTGCAAGGTGTGCGCCAGGGTCACCCTGAGACACGACCACCACTGCTTCTTCACCGGCAACTGCATTGGCAGCAGGAACATGCGCAACTTCGTCCTGTTCTGCCTCTACACCTCGCTGGCCTGTCTCTACTCCATGCTGGCCGGCGTGGCCTACATCTCCGCGGTCTTGTCCATCTCCTTCGCCAACCCCTTGGCCTTCCTCACCCTCCTTCCTACCTCCATCAGCCAGTTCTTCGCCG GAGCTGTCCTTGGTTCTGAGATGTTCGTCATTCTCATGCTTTACCTCTGGTTTGCCATCGGCCTGGCCTGCGCCGGCTTCTGCTGCCACCAGCTGCTGTTGATCCTCCGCGGGCAGACGCGGCACCAGCTACGGAAGGGGGTGCCCGTGCGTGCCCGGCCCTGGCGCAAGAACTTGCAGGACGTCTTCGGGAAAAGGTGGCTGCTAGGACTGCTGGTCCCCATGTTCAACGTTGGCGGAGAGAACTCCAAGCAGAGGGACAAGTAA
- the ZDHHC22 gene encoding palmitoyltransferase ZDHHC22 isoform X1 gives MAGFGGCPASCLPNRLLAGPHSPAPQWEDGGCPLPPPRTPRYLPSPRAASRRGAEPATLQPPGGSEPKAGAALAGDRSAGRGAGVNVVAAWYEKALGEEIAGTVSVGTTGGAGLHRKHRPFRNVIQDAGPAAAERGGPRLLPVHLPGDLRAAALSLLAQHAPGPRSGAPLLACAAPRGPLPLPLHQRPGQLRPGHPELPGRPGRLPGGHRPQGPLPPTQHPLLQGVRQGHPETRPPLLLHRQLHWQQEHAQLRPVLPLHLAGLSLLHAGRRGLHLRGLVHLLRQPLGLPHPPSYLHQPVLRRSCPWF, from the exons atggcGGGGTTTGGGGGGTGCCCAGCTAGCTGCCTTCCCAACCGCCTCCTGGCTGGCCCCCACTCGCCGGCGCCCCAGTGGGAGGACGGCGGCTGCCCGCTCCCTCCTCCCCGCACCCCCAGATACCTGCCCAGTCCCCGGGCTGCGAGCAGGCGAGGGGCTGAGCCCGCAACTTTGCAGCCTCCGGGAGGCAGCGAGCCCAAGGCCGGGGCTGCTCTTGCGGGCGATCGGAGCGCG GGCAGGGGCGCAGGGGTTAATGTCGTGGCCGCCTGGTATGAAAAGGCTCTTGGGGAAGAAATTGCAGGAACCGTCAGCGTGGGGACAACGGGTGGAGCGGGACTTCATCGTAAACACAG GCCCTTCAGGAATGTGATCCAGGATGCTGGCCCTGCGGCTGCTGAACGTGGTGGCCCCCGCCTACTTCCTGTGCATCTCCCTGGTGACCTTCGTGCTGCAGCTCTTTCTCTTCTTGCCCAGCATGCGCCAGGACCCCGCAGCGGCGCGCCTCTTCTCGCCTGCGCTGCTCCACGGggccctcttcctcttcctctccaccAACGCCCTGGGCAACTACGTCCTGGTCATCCAGAACTCCCCGGACGACCTGGACGCCTGCCAGGGGGCCACCGCCCTCAGGGCCCCCTGCCCCCCACCCAGCACCCACTTCTGCAAGGTGTGCGCCAGGGTCACCCTGAGACACGACCACCACTGCTTCTTCACCGGCAACTGCATTGGCAGCAGGAACATGCGCAACTTCGTCCTGTTCTGCCTCTACACCTCGCTGGCCTGTCTCTACTCCATGCTGGCCGGCGTGGCCTACATCTCCGCGGTCTTGTCCATCTCCTTCGCCAACCCCTTGGCCTTCCTCACCCTCCTTCCTACCTCCATCAGCCAGTTCTTCGCCG GAGCTGTCCTTGGTTCTGA